Sequence from the Bacteroidales bacterium genome:
TGCGTCTTTTCTTGTGATTTGTTTTTTATTATTTGTTTTCATTTTTTCTGAATTTTATATTTAATTCTAATTATTTTACCCAAGAGAATTTTTGTGTATATGTTCCTTGCTCATTACTTATCTGAACAATATAAACACCAGATTCTTCATTAAACGAAACAGACTGCTCTGTGGCATTGTCTAAGTTCACCACGGCTATTTGTTTACCTGTAATACTATAAATTCTAGCTACGGTATTGGTGGTAGATTCTCCCCGAATAACCAACTGATTATCATTAACGCGTGTAAATACTTGGAAAGCATTTTCAGCGTCTAAATCACCTATACCTAAAGCAGATTTAAAGGATGTATGAACA
This genomic interval carries:
- a CDS encoding T9SS type A sorting domain-containing protein, translating into PDFALYSRLVEDYEGINFMLQALPEEYETLIVPIGLDAKAGEIITFSAESVNIPEDYAVVLEDRAMNVFTDLSDEGEYAVQLADDSEGVGRFFVHTSFKSALGIGDLDAENAFQVFTRVNDNQLVIRGESTTNTVARIYSITGKQIAVVNLDNATEQSVSFNEESGVYIVQISNEQGTYTQKFSWVK